One region of Natronorubrum aibiense genomic DNA includes:
- a CDS encoding 30S ribosomal protein S15, which produces MARMHTRRRGSSGSDKPAADEPPEWSDVDSDKIEDRVVELAEQGYEPSQIGMKLRDEGVTGTPIPDVKLATGKKLTEILEENDAKSDIPEDLYNLMERAVRLREHIQQNQQDYQNKRALQNTESKVRRLVDYYRGDELEPDFTYSYDVAKELVES; this is translated from the coding sequence ATGGCACGAATGCACACCCGCCGTCGTGGCTCGTCCGGATCGGACAAGCCAGCGGCAGACGAACCGCCGGAGTGGAGCGACGTCGACTCGGACAAGATCGAAGACCGAGTCGTCGAACTAGCAGAGCAGGGCTACGAGCCGAGTCAGATCGGCATGAAGCTGCGTGACGAAGGAGTCACGGGCACGCCGATCCCGGACGTCAAGTTGGCGACCGGCAAGAAGCTCACCGAGATTCTCGAGGAGAACGATGCGAAGTCAGACATTCCCGAGGACCTCTACAACCTGATGGAACGCGCCGTGCGTCTGCGCGAGCACATCCAGCAGAACCAGCAGGACTACCAGAACAAACGTGCCCTGCAGAACACGGAGTCGAAAGTCCGACGCCTCGTCGACTACTACCGTGGCGACGAGCTCGAGCCCGACTTCACGTACTCCTACGACGTCGCGAAGGAACTCGTCGAATCGTAA
- a CDS encoding tyrosine-type recombinase/integrase — MSDDLEPISPREAVDLYVSHRELEVSAKTLQNHKYRLNAFVEWCAKVGIDNLNDLTGRDLHRYRVWRQQDVNIVTLRGQLATLRVFLEFCASIDAVEPGMRERVKLPDVDRGDEARDEMLESDRAWKIIGYLERYRRASREHVIMAILWHTGIRLGSLRAVDLEDYEPNDQCFWLRHRPDTGTPLKNQKPAERAIALDDYYCDVLDEYIRFHRHDVVDKHGREPLVTSDRGRLSSGQIRSEVYRLTQPCMIEGCPHDREPKDCEATEYGHYYDCPSSLSPHTIRRGAITYQLREDIPEKIVSDRCDVSSEILDRHYDRRTDREKMEQRRDFIEDL; from the coding sequence ATGAGCGACGATCTCGAGCCAATCTCACCACGAGAAGCAGTCGACCTCTACGTCTCTCACCGAGAACTCGAGGTGAGCGCAAAGACGCTGCAGAACCACAAGTATCGGCTCAACGCTTTCGTCGAGTGGTGTGCCAAGGTCGGGATCGACAACCTCAACGACCTCACCGGTCGCGATCTCCACCGCTACCGAGTGTGGCGACAGCAGGATGTGAACATCGTCACGCTCCGCGGGCAGCTCGCAACGCTGCGCGTCTTTCTCGAGTTCTGCGCGTCGATCGACGCCGTCGAGCCAGGGATGCGTGAGCGGGTGAAGCTGCCGGACGTCGACCGCGGTGACGAAGCGCGCGACGAGATGCTCGAGTCCGATCGCGCTTGGAAGATCATCGGCTACCTCGAGCGGTACAGGCGCGCGAGCCGAGAACACGTCATCATGGCGATCCTCTGGCATACGGGGATCCGCCTCGGGAGTCTTCGAGCGGTCGACCTCGAGGACTACGAGCCCAACGACCAGTGCTTCTGGCTTCGGCACCGTCCGGACACTGGGACACCGCTCAAGAACCAGAAGCCAGCTGAGCGGGCGATCGCGCTTGACGACTACTACTGCGACGTCCTCGACGAGTACATCCGGTTTCACCGTCACGACGTCGTGGACAAACACGGACGCGAGCCGCTCGTGACGAGCGATCGAGGGCGGCTGAGTTCCGGGCAGATCCGTTCGGAGGTGTACCGACTCACGCAGCCCTGCATGATCGAGGGCTGTCCCCACGATCGCGAGCCGAAGGACTGCGAAGCCACCGAGTACGGGCACTACTACGACTGTCCGAGCAGTCTCTCGCCGCACACAATCAGGCGCGGGGCGATCACGTACCAGCTCCGCGAGGACATTCCGGAGAAAATCGTCAGCGACCGGTGTGACGTTTCCTCTGAAATCCTCGATCGCCACTACGACCGCCGTACAGACCGTGAGAAGATGGAACAGCGACGCGACTTCATCGAAGATCTATAA
- a CDS encoding 30S ribosomal protein S3ae: MSERSVSRAKQEKRWYTVLAPEQFDRQELGETPADEPEKVYDRTIETTLGELNNNASENNTKLTFKITDVGSDSAYTEFKEHSLTRDYLRSLVRRGASKIEAYVTVLTTDDYRVQIQPVAFTTKKADASQEKAIRETMVEMIEEAAAERTFEELVDSVVEGRLSSGIYGEAKTIYPLRRVEIQKTTLEAHPDEVAEEEATAVDVDEDDVAADD; this comes from the coding sequence ATGAGTGAACGATCAGTTTCACGCGCAAAACAGGAAAAGCGGTGGTACACCGTTCTGGCACCGGAGCAGTTCGACCGCCAAGAACTCGGCGAAACCCCCGCAGACGAACCGGAAAAGGTCTACGACCGAACCATCGAAACGACGCTCGGCGAACTCAACAACAACGCCAGCGAGAACAACACGAAGCTGACCTTCAAGATCACCGACGTCGGCAGCGACAGCGCTTACACGGAGTTCAAGGAACACTCCCTGACCCGTGACTACCTGCGCTCGCTGGTCCGCCGCGGGGCCTCGAAGATCGAGGCGTACGTCACCGTCCTCACGACGGACGACTACCGCGTCCAGATCCAGCCCGTCGCCTTCACGACGAAAAAGGCCGACGCGAGCCAGGAGAAAGCCATCCGCGAGACGATGGTCGAGATGATCGAAGAGGCCGCCGCCGAGCGCACCTTCGAGGAACTCGTCGACAGTGTCGTCGAGGGCCGACTCTCCTCGGGAATCTACGGCGAAGCCAAGACGATCTACCCACTGCGCCGCGTCGAGATTCAGAAGACGACGCTCGAGGCACACCCCGACGAAGTCGCCGAAGAGGAAGCGACTGCTGTCGACGTCGACGAAGACGACGTCGCCGCGGACGACTAA
- a CDS encoding helix-turn-helix domain-containing protein: protein MRQSGTWMTIWDDRILEIIRDEDAGRVGDLTERDAIRISPSSVSRRCKKLAEHGLLTPLGNGVYTISDRGEAYLDEEYDAENEVYLNGNGANNGPTASQTSES from the coding sequence ATGAGACAATCTGGGACATGGATGACGATCTGGGACGATCGAATTCTCGAGATTATTCGAGATGAAGACGCTGGTCGAGTTGGAGATCTCACTGAAAGAGATGCAATTCGCATCTCTCCATCTTCCGTATCCCGTAGATGCAAGAAACTTGCAGAACATGGTCTTCTCACTCCGCTCGGGAACGGTGTCTACACCATCTCCGATCGAGGTGAGGCATATCTCGACGAAGAGTACGACGCTGAAAACGAGGTCTACCTCAACGGGAACGGAGCGAACAACGGCCCAACCGCAAGCCAAACCTCTGAATCGTAA
- a CDS encoding helix-turn-helix transcriptional regulator codes for MNYGTPVGRTPHARQEESPAKRSDARCICGARASGYDARRKEKSCRLCASIRPDGGSDTGSSGEQPQVGVGWGELSGFQRDIIEIIARLQSAGVASYGLAIEEELEEYYYDIPHSRLYRNLNCLIDDGFVELSELDGRTNSYTLLPESKALLEENVYRRAEACGLQVSEADGDDKPQTIDCDCGESFAADVENGPICPNCGRGSEDRGEP; via the coding sequence ATGAACTACGGAACTCCCGTGGGGCGTACACCCCACGCACGGCAAGAGGAATCGCCAGCCAAAAGGTCTGACGCTCGCTGTATCTGCGGCGCTCGAGCGAGCGGCTATGACGCTCGACGAAAAGAAAAGTCCTGTCGACTATGTGCGTCCATTCGCCCTGATGGTGGTTCCGACACGGGCTCGTCCGGGGAACAACCTCAAGTTGGTGTCGGGTGGGGTGAACTCTCCGGCTTCCAGCGCGATATCATCGAGATCATCGCACGACTTCAGTCAGCTGGCGTAGCTTCCTACGGGCTCGCGATCGAGGAAGAACTCGAGGAGTATTACTACGACATTCCTCACAGCCGGCTGTACCGGAACCTCAACTGCCTAATCGACGACGGGTTCGTTGAACTGAGCGAACTCGATGGTCGGACGAACAGCTATACGCTGCTGCCCGAATCGAAGGCGCTGCTCGAGGAGAACGTCTACCGTCGTGCCGAGGCTTGTGGACTACAAGTATCCGAAGCCGACGGAGACGACAAGCCGCAGACCATCGATTGTGACTGCGGAGAGTCGTTCGCGGCTGACGTCGAGAACGGCCCCATTTGTCCAAACTGTGGCCGTGGGTCAGAAGATCGAGGTGAACCATGA
- a CDS encoding exonuclease, with protein sequence MATEGRSVDSTSAPLSSDLESAGFVHIVARADGDALAASGLLARALAERDTPFQVSTGRTVASRTARVRERSSDSDDVTVGIGAIDAGVTRLETTDRPATLAALECVRDLGTTPDPVLALAGLVAAEIEPGAGESEWVLETAKDRDLVARRPGVAAPTADPVDGIAHSTRLLGPWSGDVDAAREALVGLGVALDSPETLADDDHRAIGSAVALDVVGADEATATAADAIQRALRPYATPDHVFETVGGFADVLEATARVEPGTGVALAMGHDVHEPALAAWREYGRRAHEALEGASTSRYNGLFVVRIDGGPVTAVGRLVAAFRSLEPVVLAISGGSADDGIGEAALVTRDDDVLGATVEGIARALGDTGDASAEYDIGHRRGYLRYNSIEDDATIIETVRELL encoded by the coding sequence ATGGCAACCGAAGGCCGGTCCGTCGACTCGACGTCCGCCCCGCTCTCGAGCGACCTCGAGAGCGCGGGCTTCGTCCACATCGTCGCGCGAGCCGACGGCGACGCGCTCGCGGCGAGTGGCCTCCTCGCGAGGGCGCTGGCCGAGCGCGACACGCCGTTCCAGGTGAGCACCGGCCGGACCGTCGCGAGCCGAACCGCACGCGTTCGCGAGCGATCGTCGGATAGCGACGACGTCACGGTCGGTATCGGCGCGATCGATGCGGGCGTGACGCGACTCGAGACGACCGATCGGCCGGCCACGCTCGCGGCACTCGAGTGCGTTCGCGATCTTGGAACGACGCCGGACCCCGTCCTCGCACTCGCCGGCCTCGTCGCCGCCGAGATCGAGCCGGGAGCCGGCGAGAGCGAGTGGGTGCTCGAGACCGCGAAAGACCGCGATCTCGTCGCCCGCCGACCGGGTGTCGCGGCACCGACCGCGGATCCGGTCGACGGAATCGCCCACTCGACGCGTCTCCTCGGGCCGTGGTCGGGCGATGTCGATGCGGCACGCGAGGCCCTCGTAGGACTCGGTGTCGCACTCGATTCCCCCGAGACGCTCGCAGACGACGATCACCGGGCGATCGGCTCGGCCGTCGCGCTGGACGTCGTCGGCGCCGACGAGGCGACCGCGACGGCAGCGGACGCGATTCAGCGGGCGCTGCGTCCGTACGCGACGCCCGACCACGTGTTCGAGACGGTCGGCGGTTTCGCCGACGTGCTCGAGGCGACGGCTCGAGTCGAGCCCGGTACGGGCGTTGCGCTCGCGATGGGACACGACGTCCACGAACCGGCGCTTGCGGCCTGGCGCGAGTATGGCCGCCGTGCTCACGAAGCACTCGAGGGAGCGTCGACGAGCCGGTACAACGGGCTGTTCGTCGTCCGCATCGACGGCGGCCCGGTTACTGCGGTCGGCCGCCTCGTAGCGGCGTTTCGATCGCTGGAGCCGGTCGTCCTCGCCATCAGTGGGGGCTCAGCCGATGACGGCATCGGCGAGGCTGCACTCGTGACCCGCGACGACGATGTCCTCGGTGCGACCGTCGAGGGGATCGCGCGAGCGCTCGGAGACACGGGCGACGCGAGCGCCGAGTACGACATCGGCCACCGACGTGGCTACCTTCGGTACAATTCGATCGAAGACGACGCGACGATTATCGAGACAGTGAGGGAGCTGCTATGA
- a CDS encoding KEOPS complex subunit Pcc1, with amino-acid sequence MNRRATIRTTHDEPDLVVRAIRPDNTDEMQTVVADDGDAVVTQIERETTGGLHSTVDDYVVNLEVAVDVIEQTRAGQREQPTDTGAVSDSDSETLPNNE; translated from the coding sequence ATGAATCGACGCGCGACTATTCGAACGACACACGACGAGCCGGACCTCGTTGTGCGGGCGATCCGCCCGGACAACACCGACGAGATGCAGACCGTCGTCGCAGACGACGGCGACGCTGTCGTCACGCAAATCGAACGCGAGACGACCGGCGGACTTCACTCGACGGTCGACGACTACGTCGTCAATCTCGAGGTCGCAGTCGACGTCATCGAGCAGACACGAGCGGGACAGCGCGAGCAACCGACGGACACGGGAGCTGTGTCCGACAGCGACTCAGAGACACTACCAAACAATGAGTGA
- a CDS encoding ring-cleaving dioxygenase, producing the protein MSPQTSGLHHVTAIAGDSQRNADFYVDMLGLRFVKRTVNHDDPGTYHFYFGDGAGTPGTNITFFPWTETGHEGTFGAGQTQTTAYRIPTDSVDYWRDRLESRAVDVERDERFGETVLRFADPDGIELELVAADDELATDDGTAVATPWDESLVPIEHQLRGFHSVTLAVADVEPTAAVLTDVLGYRLEAEADGRYRYRSTTGGPGSIVDLIETDAGRGHMGIGTVHHVAFTARSVEEQERWREAFADHGLRPSRVIDRTYFQSIYTREPGGILFEMATTGPGFTADEAREELGSSLVLPDELEADREQIEAQLPPFDGPNVDSSGN; encoded by the coding sequence ATGTCACCACAGACCTCTGGCCTCCATCACGTGACGGCTATCGCGGGCGACTCGCAACGAAACGCCGACTTCTACGTCGACATGCTGGGCTTGCGATTCGTCAAGCGAACCGTCAACCACGACGATCCGGGGACGTACCACTTCTACTTCGGCGACGGGGCGGGGACGCCCGGCACGAACATCACGTTCTTCCCGTGGACCGAGACGGGCCACGAAGGGACGTTCGGCGCCGGCCAGACCCAGACGACGGCCTACAGAATCCCGACCGACTCGGTCGACTACTGGCGTGATCGACTCGAGTCGAGGGCCGTCGACGTCGAGCGAGACGAGCGCTTCGGCGAGACCGTCCTCCGATTTGCCGACCCCGACGGGATCGAACTCGAACTCGTCGCGGCCGACGACGAACTGGCGACCGACGATGGCACAGCCGTCGCGACGCCGTGGGACGAGAGCCTGGTTCCGATCGAGCACCAGCTTCGGGGCTTTCACAGCGTCACGCTGGCCGTCGCCGACGTCGAGCCGACGGCCGCCGTTCTGACCGACGTCCTCGGCTACCGCCTCGAGGCCGAAGCCGACGGCCGGTATCGGTACCGGAGCACGACTGGCGGGCCGGGTTCGATCGTTGATCTGATCGAGACCGACGCGGGCCGCGGACACATGGGCATCGGCACGGTCCACCACGTGGCGTTCACAGCCCGGTCGGTCGAGGAGCAAGAACGCTGGCGCGAGGCATTCGCCGACCACGGGCTGCGCCCCTCGAGGGTCATCGACCGGACATACTTCCAGTCGATCTACACGCGCGAACCCGGCGGTATCCTCTTCGAGATGGCGACGACGGGACCGGGCTTTACCGCAGACGAAGCCCGCGAGGAGCTGGGCTCGAGTCTGGTGCTTCCCGACGAACTCGAGGCAGACCGAGAGCAGATCGAAGCGCAGTTACCGCCGTTCGACGGCCCGAACGTGGACTCGAGCGGGAACTGA